One segment of Nothobranchius furzeri strain GRZ-AD chromosome 13, NfurGRZ-RIMD1, whole genome shotgun sequence DNA contains the following:
- the LOC107380601 gene encoding extracellular calcium-sensing receptor-like gives MRQPTLPPELLLLQNYHKPLISVSKPSYATYPHDYSLPQLRRSPLKFSFSSVFSPCKLIRPFHLNGLHRSGDVILGGLFEVHYTSVFPELTFTSEPNKHVCQGFDPPGFRHALTMAFAIEEINENPNLLPDVTLGYSLYDNCATLVIGFSAAISLASGQEEQFVPQTGCFGSPPVLGIVGDSFSTFSIATSDVLGLFRLPIVSYFATCSCLSDRRRFPSFFRTIPNDAFQVHAMIQILKHFDWTWVGLLVSDDDYGLHVAQSFQSELTQSGLGCLAYLEVLPWGENPTELRRIVEVIKKSVARVIIVFAHQIHMIQLMEEVLKQNATGLQWLASEAWTTAVVLQTPRLMPYLGGTLGIAISRGEIPGLQHFLQKTRPGDNYHNENSMIRQFWEHTFQCRFSPTTSWVEAGGAFCTGEEDLQSVETEFLDVSNLRPEYNIYKAVYALAYALDDMLKCEPGRGPFTDNSCAFLQTMEPWQLMHYLEKVNFSVPFGDQVSFDQNGDALPTYDILNWQWLPDGGVKVQKVGIVKKSTFNDEELKLDEDKIFWNFNDNQPPESVCSTNCPPGTRMARQKGQPVCCFDCIPCSEGKFSNATGSAECISCPEDFWSSPLRDLCVPKKTEFLSYQEPLGVCLTTASVLGTISCAVVLAIFTCHRQTPMVKANNSELSFLLLFSLKLCFLCSLLFIGQPRLWTCQLRHVAFGISFVLCVSCILVKTMVVLAVFKASKPGGGANLKWFGAAQQKRTVFALTCIQAAVCSVWIVMASPVPHKNIQYHNDIIVYECLVGSIIGFSVLLGYIGMLAVISFILAFLARNLPDNFNEAKLITFSMLIFCAVWVAFVPAYISSPGKYADAVEVFAILASSFGLLMSLFGPKCYVILMRPEKNTKKAIMARGTK, from the exons atgaggcaacccactctaccacctgagctactgctgctacaAAATTATCATAAACCACTTATCTCCGTTTCTAAGCCATCGTATGCCACTTACCCACACGACTATTCCCTCCCCCAGCTGCGACGAAGCCCATTAAAG TTTTCCTTCTCTTCTGTTTTCTCACCGTGCAAACTGATCAGACCGTTTCATCTTAACGGGTTACACAGGTCCGGTGATGTGATTCTAGGAGGACTGTTTGAAGTCCACTACACCTCTGTTTTCCCCGAGCTGACGTTTACCTCAGAACCAAATAAGCACGTCTGTCAAGG CTTTGACCCTCCAGGGTTTAGGCACGCCTTGACCATGGCGTTTGCTATTGAAGAGATCAATGAGAACCCAAATCTGCTTCCTGATGTGACTCTGGGATACAGTTTATATGATAACTGTGCTACATTAGTAATTGGGTTCAGCGCTGCTATATCACTAGCCAGTGGTCAAGAGGAACAGTTTGTGCCACAGACAGGATGCTTCGGGAGTCCTCCAGTCCTGGGGATTGTTGGTGATTCCTTCTCCACATTTTCTATAGCCACCTCTGATGTATTGGGTTTATTCAGATTACCCATC gTGAGTTACTTTGCCACATGTTCCTGCCTAAGCGATCGCCGCAGGTTTCCATCGTTCTTTAGAACAATCCCAAACGATGCTTTTCAG GTGCATGCCATGATTCAGATCTTGAAACACTTTGACTGGACGTGGGTTGGATTGTTGGtcagtgatgatgactatgggcttCACGTCGCCCAGTCGTTTCAGTCTGAGCTGACTCAGTCTGGATTAGGTTGTCTTGCGTACTTGGAGGTTTTGCCCTGGGGCGAAAACCCAACTGAACTCAGAAGAATTGTGGAAGTGATTAAAAAATCTGTAGCTCGTGTAATAATTGTATTTGCGCACCAGATTCACATGATTCAGCTGATGGAGGAG GTGTTAAAACAGAATGCGACAGGCCTTCAGTGGTTGGCAAGTGAAGCCTGGACCACTGCAGTGGTTCTCCAAACGCCTCGTCTCATGCCATATTTGGGTGGCACGCTTGGCATTGCAATTAGTCGAGGAGAAATACCGGGACTTCAACATTTTCTCCAAAAAACGCGTCCTGGTGATAACTATCACAATGAAAACAGCATG aTTAGGCAGTTTTGGGAACATACATTTCAGTGCAGATTCTCTCCTACAACAAGTTGGGTGGAAGCTGGGGGGGCCTTTTGCACTGGTGAAGAAGACCTACAGAGTGTGGAGACGGAGTTTTTGGATGTTTCTAACCTCCGGCCTGAGTACAATATTTACAAGGCTGTGTATGCTCTGGCGTATGCCCTCGATGATATGTTGAAGTGTGAGCCAGGGCGGGGACCTTTCACCGACAACAGCTGTGCTTTTCTGCAAACGATGGAGCCTTGGCAG CTTATGCATTATTTAGAAAAAGTCAACTTCTCAGTTCCATTTGGTGATCAAGTGTCATTTGACCAAAACGGTGACGCATTACCAACATATGATATTCTGAACTGGCAGTGGCTTCCTGATGGAGGTGTCAAAGTTCAAAAAGTGGGAATTgttaaaaagtcaaccttcaatgaTGAAGAACTAAAACTTGATGAGGACAAAATATTCTGGAACTTTAACGACAATCAG CCTCCTGAGTCGGTGTGCAGCACGAATTGTCCTCCAGGGACTCGGATGGCTAGACAGAAGGGACAGCCTGTCTGCTGCTTTGATTGTATTCCATGTTCTGAGGGAAAGTTCAGCAATGCAACAG GCTCTGCTGAGTGCATCAGCTGTCCAGAAGACTTCTGGTCTAGTCCCCTGCGTGACCTGTGTGTTCCCAAGAAAACAGAGTTCCTCTCCTATCAAGAGCCTCTGGGTGTTTGCTTGACAACAGCGTCAGTGCTCGGCACAATTAGCTGCGCCGTTGTTTTAGCGATCTTCACCTGTCATCGTCAAACACCCATGGTGAAAGCCAACAATTCAGAACTGAGTTTCCTCCTCTTATTTTCACTGAAGTTATGTTTCCTGTGTTCGCTGCTGTTCATTGGACAACCCAGACTGTGGACATGCCAGCTGAGACATGTAGCCTTTGGGATCAGCTTTGTTCTTTGTGTTTCATGCATCCTGGTTAAAACCATGGTGGTTCTGGCTGTGTTCAAGGCTTCCAAGCCAGGAGGTGGCGCAAATCTCAAGTGGTTTGGTGCTGCGCAACAGAAAAGAACAGTTTTTGCCCTTACTTGCATTCAAGCTGCAGTTTGTTCTGTTTGGATAGTGATGGCCTCACCAGTACCTCATAAGAATATCCAGTACCACAATGATATAATAGTTTATGAGTGTTTAGTTGGTTCCATTATTGGTTTCAGTGTTTTACTTGGCTACATCGGCATGCTAGCTGTGATcagctttattttagcatttttagcaagaaatcTTCCAGACAACTTCAACGAGGCCAAACTCATCACTTTCAGCATGCTGATCTTCTGTGCCGTGTGGGTGGCCTTTGTTCCTGCTTACATCAGCTCACCTGGTAAATATGCAGATGCAGTGGAGGTGTTTGCCATCCTGGCTTCCAGTTTTGGACTTTTGATGTCTCTGTTTGGGCCTAAATGTTATGTAATATTGATGAGAccagaaaaaaacacaaagaaagcCATAATGGCCCGGGGCACAAAGTAA
- the LOC107380600 gene encoding extracellular calcium-sensing receptor-like yields the protein MDGDFIIGGAFSINYKENTKIYNYTSMPQPPSCTRSINSRELQFSRAMVFAIEEINSNTELLPGIKLGYQIFDTCASVPVAVHVMFQLANGRDPVFYKGSNCSQSGVVMAVVGESGSTPSISMSRIIGSFDVPLVSHFATCACLSDKQQFPTFFRTIPSDQFQADALAKLVKHFGWTWIGAVRSDSDYGNNGMASFLDAAQREGICVEYSVSFYRTDTRSKIQRVADVIRRSTATAIVAFVASGDMKFLLEELARDPPPPRQWIGSESWVTEPGYLGYSFCAGAIGVGIQQSVIPGLREFLLDLSPSKVASSSVLTEFWEDAFNCTLTKSVESSKKLCEGNEDIKTLKIPYTETSKFRVTNMVYKAVYAIAHAIHNAACQKTNVTTQCKTETSLKLEQVVAKLREVNISQNNYSVSFDANGDPVAFYELVNWQKSESGVIELVTVGYYDASLPKGQEFHINRRITWMGGGKEVPVSVCSDSCPPGTLKVLQKGKPICCYDCIPCPEGEISNTTDSLDCVPCPTDFWPNIERDACFPKPVEFLSYDEVLAIILAAFSVSGACLAIITAAIFFHHRTTPIVRANNSELSFLLLFSLTLCFLCSLTFIGAPSDWSCMLRHTAFGITFVLCISCVLGKTVVVLMAFKATLPGSNVMKWFGPPQQRMTVVFFTFIQIIICTVWLLLSPPFPMKNLSTYKEKIILECALGSAVGFWAVLGYIGLLAVFCFVLAVLARKLPDNFNEAKLITFSMLIFCAVWLTFIPAYVSSPGKFTVAVEIFAILASSFGLILCIFAPKCFIILFQPEKNSKKYVMNKK from the exons ATGGATGGAGACTTTATTATTGGGGGTGCATTTTCCATCAATTACAAAGAGAACACCAAGATTTACAATTACACCTCTATGCCTCAGCCTCCCAGCTGCACGAGGAG cATTAACAGTCGTGAACTGCAATTCTCGCGCGCAATGGTTTTTGCCATCGAGGAGATAAACAGCAACACAGAGCTGCTGCCAGGCATCAAACTCGGATATCAGATCTTTGACACGTGCGCCTCTGTGCCGGTGGCTGTGCATGTGATGTTCCAACTAGCAAACGGCCGGGACCCGGTGTTTTACAAAGGCAGCAATTGTTCACAATCGGGTGTGGTGATGGCTGTTGTCGGGGAGTCTGGATCAACACCATCCATCAGCATGTCGCGCATCATCGGGTCCTTCGACGTCCCTCTG GTCAGCCACTTTGCCACTTGTGCCTGTCTGTCAGATAAGCAGCAGTTCCCAACTTTCTTCAGAACAATTCCCAGTGACCAGTTCCAGGCTGATGCACTGGCCAAGCTGGTGAAACACTTTGGCTGGACTTGGATAGGAGCTGTCCGCTCTGACTCAGATTATGGGAATAACGGCATGGCGTCTTTTCTTGACGCAGCACAGAGAGAGGGAATCTGTGTGGAGTACTCCGTATCCTTTTATCGAACGGACACTCGCAGCAAGATCCAGAGAGTAGCCGATGTTATTCGCAG GTCAACTGCAACAGCCATTGTAGCATTTGTAGCATCTGGAGACATGAAGTTTCTGTTAGAGGAGCTGGCCCGGGACCCCCCACCGCCTCGTCAGTGGATAGGAAGTGAGTCTTGGGTGACTGAACCAGGCTATTTAGGCTACAGTTTCTGTGCAGGAGCCATTGGAGTTGGAATTCAACAATCTGTCATCCCAGGTCTGAGAGAATTCCTACTGGATCTTTCTCCCAGTAAAGTAGCCTCCTCCTCAGTGCTGACTGAGTTCTGGGAGGATGCATTCAACTGCACGCTGACTAAAA GTGTTGAATCATCAAAAAAATTGTGTGAAGGAAATGAAGATATAAAGACACTCAAAATCCCGTACACGGAAACGTCTAAATTTAGAGTCACTAACATGGTGTACAAGGCTGTGTATGCCATAGCTCATGCCATTCACAATGCAGCATGTCAAAAAACTAATGTCACCACTCAGTGTAAGACAGAAACCAGCCTAAAGTTGGAGCAG GTTGTTGCAAAACTTAGAGAAGTCAACATTTCCCAAAATAATTATTCTGTTTCATTTGATGCTAACGGAGATCCTGTAGCTTTTTATGAGCTGGTCAACTGGCAGaagagtgagagtggagttattgAGCTGGTAACAGTAGGGTACTATGATGCATCACTGCCTAAAGGACAGGAGTTTCACATCAACAGGAGAATAACCTGGATGGGGGGTGGAAAAGAA GTCCCAGTATCAGTGTGCTCTGACAGTTGTCCTCCAGGAACTCTAAAAGTCCTGCAGAAAGGAAAACCCATCTGCTGCTATGATTGTATACCATGTCCTGAAGGAGAGATTAGTAACACAACAG aTTCCCTCGATTGCGTCCCGTGTCCCACTGACTTTTGGCCTAACATTGAAAGAGACGCTTGCTTCCCCAAACCTGTGGAGTTTCTTTCCTATGATGAAGTCCTGGCAATCATCCTGGCTGCATTCTCTGTTAGTGGGGCCTGTCTGGCCATCATAACAGCAGCTATTTTCTTTCATCACAGAACAACTCCAATTGTCAGAGCCAACAACTCTGAGctgagcttcctgctgctcttctctCTGACTCTGTGTTTCTTATGTTCATTAACTTTCATCGGAGCTCCCTCTGATTGGTCCTGCATGCTGCGACACACAGCGTTTGGCATCACCTTTGTTCTCTGTATCTCCTGTGTTCTTGGCAAAACTGTAGTGGTTTTAATGGCCTTTAAAGCTACACTTCCAGGTAGTAATGTCATGAAATGGTTTGGGCCTCCACAGCAAAGAATGACTGTGGTGTTTTTCACATTTATTCAAATTATAATCTGTACTGTGTGGTTGTTACTCAGCCCTCCATTCCCAATGAAGAATCTGAGCACATACAAGGAGAAGATCATCCTGGAATGTGCATTAGGTTCTGCTGTTGGGTTCTGGGCTGTGCTCGGGTACATTGGCCTgctggctgttttctgctttgtgttagctgttctagctcggaaactacctgataattttaatgaagccaagctgataaccttcagcatgctgatattctgtgcagtgtggctcaccttcatcCCAGCATATGTCAGCTCTCCTGGAAAATTTACTGTAGCTGTGGAGATATTTGCTATTCTGGCCTCCAGTTTTGGACTGATTCTGTGTATATTTGCTCCAAAGTGTTTCATCATCTTATTTCAACCTGAGAAGAACTCTAAGAAATATGTAATGAACAAAAAGTAA
- the LOC107380599 gene encoding extracellular calcium-sensing receptor-like, protein MDGDFIVGGVFSLHYKVKTVMHNYTTKPEPATCTSFFARVLPSSRTMIFAIKEINNSTELLPGITLGYRIYDSCASVPLAMQVAFQLLNSQDPVFNKDSNCSHAGKVLAVVGESGSTLSISMSRIIRSFQIPQVSPSATCACLSDKQQFPNFFRTIPSDQFQADALAKLVKHFGWTWIGAVRSDSDYGNNGMKSFLDVAQNEGICVEYSESFYRTDPRSKIQRVADVIRRSTAKVVVAFIDSADIKILLEELALDPPPPRQWIVSETWITDLQLMSFSFCTGAIGVSIQQSVIPGLREFLLDLSPSEIAASPVLTEFWEDAFNCSLKDSELTDPMKRVCDGAEDIKNLKNPYIDTSQRVVSMVYKAVYAIAHAIHNAVCQESNFTTQCDKNIRLDPEQVLSKLRKVNFSHNGYPVSFDVNGDPVAFYELVNWQKRENGVIEPVTVGYYDASLPKGQEFRIIGNPTWVESSTQVPVSVCSESCPRGSHKVLQKGKPICCYDCIPCPEGEISNMTDSPDCSPCPSELWPNVQRDACFPKPVEFLSYDEVLAIILAAFSVSGACLAIITAAIFFHHRTTPIVRANNSELSFLLLFSLTLCFLCSLTFIGAPSDWSCMLRHTAFGITFVLCISCVLGKTVMVLMAFKATLPGSNVMKWFGPPQQRLTVLSLTFIQVLICTVWLLLSPPFPMKNLSTYKEKIILECALGSAVGFWAVLGYIGLLAVFCFVLAVLARKLPDNFNEAKLITFSMLIFCAVWLTFIPAYVSSPGKFTVAVEIFAILASSFGLILCIFAPKCFIILFQPIKNSKNFLMNKNVL, encoded by the exons ATGGATGGTGACTTTATTGTTGGAGGCGTTTTCTCTTTACATTACAAAGTGAAAACAGTGATGCACAATTACACCACCAAACCTGAGCCTGCAACATGCACAAG CTTTTTTGCTCGGGTTCTGCCTTCATCTCGCACAATGATCTTTGCAATCAAAGAGATAAACAACAGCACAGAGCTGCTGCCAGGCATCACTCTTGGCTATCGGATCTATGACTCTTGTGCTTCGGTGCCGCTGGCTATGCAGGTGGCGTTTCAACTATTAAACAGTCAGGACCCTGTGTTTAACAAAGACAGCAACTGCTCTCATGCTGGTAAAGTGCTGGCTGTTGTCGGAGAGTCTGGATCGACACTGTCCATCAGCATGTCACGCATTATTCGGTCCTTTCAAATTCCTCAA GTAAGCCCGTCTGCCACGTGTGCCTGCCTGTCAGATAAGCAGCAGTTCCCTAACTTTTTCAGAACAATTCCCAGTGACCAGTTCCAGGCCGACGCACTGGCCAAGCTGGTGAAACACTTCGGCTGGACTTGGATAGGAGCTGTCCGCTCAGACTCCGATTATGGAAATAACGGCATGAAGTCTTTTCTTGATGTGGCTCAGAATGAAGGAATCTGTGTGGAGTACTCTGAATCTTTTTATCGGACCGACCCACGCAGCAAGATCCAAAGAGTGGCTGATGTTATCCGCag GTCAACGGCAAAGGTTGTTGTGGCATTCATAGATTCTGCCGATATTAAGATTCTGTTGGAGGAACTGGCTCTGGACCCTCCACCACCTCGTCAGTGGATAGTTAGTGAGACCTGGATAACTGATCTGCAGTTGATGAGCTTCAGTTTCTGCACAGGAGCCATCGGAGTTTCAATTCAGCAGTCCGTTATCCCAGGTCTGAGAGAATTCCTGCTGGATCTTTCTCCATCTGAAATAGCTGCCTCCCCAGTGCTGACTGAGTTCTGGGAGGATGCATTCAACTGCAGCCTGAAAGACAGTGAGT TGACTGATCCAATGAAAAGAGTGTGTGACGGAGCGGAAGACATAAAAAACCTCAAAAACCCATACATTGACACATCCCAGAGAGTTGTTAGCATGGTGTACAAGGCTGTGTATGCAATAGCTCATGCTATTCACAATGCAGTGTGTCAGGAAAGTAACTTTACCACTCAGtgtgacaaaaacatcagactggACCCTGAACAG GTTCTGTCAAAGTTGAGAAAAGTCAACTTTTCCCACAACGGTTATCCTGTGTCATTTGATGTAAATGGGGATCCTGTGGCCTTTTATGAGCTGGTCAACTGGCAGAAGAGGGAGAATGGAGTAATTGAGCCGGTAACAGTAGGGTACTATGATGCATCACTGCCAAAAGGCCAGGAGTTTCGTATCATTGGAAACCCAACCTGGGTAGAGAGCAGCACACAA GTCCCAGTATCAGTGTGCTCTGAGAGTTGTCCCAGAGGAAGTCATAAAGTCCTGCAAAAAGGAAAACCCATCTGCTGCTATGATTGTATACCATGTCCTGAAGGAGAGATTAGTAACATGACAG ATTCTCCAGACTGTTCCCCGTGTCCCAGTGAATTGTGGCCTAATGTACAAAGAGACGCTTGTTTCCCCAAACCTGTGGAGTTTCTTTCCTATGATGAAGTCCTGGCAATCATCCTGGCTGCATTCTCTGTTAGTGGGGCCTGTCTGGCCATCATAACAGCAGCTATTTTCTTTCATCACAGAACAACTCCAATTGTCAGAGCCAACAACTCTGAGctgagcttcctgctgctcttctctCTGACTCTGTGTTTCTTATGTTCATTAACTTTCATCGGAGCTCCCTCTGATTGGTCCTGCATGCTGCGACACACAGCGTTTGGTATCACCTTTGTTCTCTGTATCTCCTGTGTTCTTGGGAAAACTGTAATGGTTTTAATGGCCTTTAAAGCTACACTTCCAGGTAGTAATGTCATGAAATGGTTTGGGCCTCCACAGCAAAGATTGACTGTTTTGTCTCTTACTTTCATTCAAGTTCTTATCTGTACTGTGTGGTTGTTACTCAGCCCTCCATTCCCAATGAAGAATCTGAGCACATACAAGGAGAAGATCATCCTGGAATGTGCATTAGGTTCTGCTGTTGGGTTCTGGGCTGTGCTCGGGTACATTGGCCTgctggctgttttctgctttgtgttagctgttctagctcggaaactacctgataattttaatgaagccaagctgataaccttcagcatgctgatattctgtgcagtgtggctcaccttcatcCCAGCATATGTCAGCTCTCCTGGAAAATTTACAGTAGCTGTGGAGATATTTGCTATTCTGGCCTCCAGTTTTGGACTGATTCTGTGTATATTTGCTCCAAAGTGTTTCATCATCTTATTTCAACCAATAAAAAACTCTAAGAATTTTTTAATGAATAAAAACGTATTGTAA